One Candidatus Krumholzibacteriota bacterium DNA window includes the following coding sequences:
- a CDS encoding lmo0937 family membrane protein — protein sequence MLWTIGIILLILWLVGLLTAHTFGGVLHVLLAIALVVIIIRLIQGRRV from the coding sequence ATGCTTTGGACTATAGGGATAATTCTGTTGATCCTTTGGCTGGTCGGATTGCTCACAGCGCATACTTTTGGGGGAGTTCTTCACGTTCTCCTGGCTATCGCGCTTGTGGTGATAATCATACGACTCATCCAGGGAAGGCGAGTATAG